A single region of the Chelmon rostratus isolate fCheRos1 chromosome 5, fCheRos1.pri, whole genome shotgun sequence genome encodes:
- the lhx2b gene encoding LIM/homeobox protein Lhx2b isoform X1, producing MDILACRSEENSYNILPSAATMLFHGLPGGDVHGVVEEMDRRGKSESAAISSAIDMGESETSMPCMTSERVALCAGCGRKIADRYYLLAVDKQWHMRCLKCCECKLNLESELTCFSKDGSIFCKEDYYRRFSVQRCARCHLGISASEMVMRARDLVYHLNCFTCTTCSKMLTTGDHFGMKDSLVYCRLHFETLIQGEYQTHFNHADVVPHKGLGPANTLGLSYFNGVGTVQKGRPRKRKSPGPGAELAAYNAGKKDVSSTCNENDGESMDRDSQYSSSQKTKRMRTSFKHHQLRTMKSYFAINHNPDAKDLKQLAQKTGLTKRVLQVWFQNARAKFRRNLLRQESTGVDKASDGSTLQGGTPSGPASEISNASMSPSSTPTTLTDLTNPTMPTVTSVLTSVPGGMDVHECRSPSQTTLTSLF from the exons ATGGACATCTTGGCTTGCAGATCCGAAGAGAACAGTTATAATATCCTCCCCTCTGCGGCAACGATGCTATTCCATGGCCTCCCTGGAGGCGACGTGCACGGTGTGGTGGAAGAAATGGACCGGAGAGGAAAGAGCGAGTCAGCAGCCATCAGCTCAGCCATCGATATGGGGGAATCAGAGACG TCCATGCCGTGCATGACCAGCGAGCGCGTGGCTCTGTGCGCGGGCTGCGGCAGGAAGATCGCGGACCGCTACTACCTGCTGGCCGTGGACAAGCAGTGGCACATGCGCTGCCTCAAGTGCTGCGAGTGCAAACTCAACCTGGAGTCTGAGCTCACCTGCTTCAGCAAGGACGGGAGCATCTTCTGCAAGGAGGACTACTACAG AAGATTTTCGGTGCAGAGATGCGCTAGGTGCCACTTGGGAATCTCAGCCTCGGAGATGGTGATGCGGGCCCGGGACCTGGTCTACCACCTCAACTGCTTCACGTGCACCACCTGCAGCAAGATGCTCACCACCGGGGACCACTTTGGCATGAAGGACAGTCTGGTGTACTGTCGGTTGCACTTTGAGACTCTCATCCAGGGAGAATATCAGACACATTTTAACCACGCGGACGTAGTCCCGCACAAAGGCCTGGGCCCGGCCAACACGCTCGGACTATCCTACTTCAACGGCGTGGGGACAGTGCAGAAAGGCCGGCCCAGGAAGAGGAAAAGCCCCGGGCCCGGAGCCGAGCTGGCGGCTTATAACGCAGGTAAGAAGGACGTTTCAAGCAC CTGTAATGAGAACGACGGCGAGTCCATGGACCGGGACTCCCAGTACAGCTCCAGTCAGAAGACCAAGCGCATGCGGACATCCTTCAAGCACCACCAGCTTAGGACCATGAAGTCCTACTTCGCCATCAACCACAACCCGGACGCCAAGGACCTCAAGCAGCTCGCTCAGAAGACCGGCCTCACCAAGCGGGTCTTACAG GTCTGGTTTCAAAATGCTCGGGCCAAGTTCCGGAGGAACCTGCTGCGGCAGGAGAGCACTGGGGTGGACAAGGCGTCCGACGGCTCCACGCTGCAAGGCGGGACACCGTCGGGCCCGGCCTCCGAGATCTCCAACGCCTCCATGAGCCCCTCCAGCACCCCCACCACCCTCACAGACTTGACCAACCCCACCATGCCCACTGTGACCTCCGTGCTTACCTCGGTGCCGGGTGGCATGGACGTCCACGAGTGTCGGAGCCCGTCGCAGACCACGCTGACTAGCCTCTTCTGA
- the lhx2b gene encoding LIM/homeobox protein Lhx2b isoform X2, with the protein MDILACRSEENSYNILPSAATMLFHGLPGGDVHGVVEEMDRRGKSESAAISSAIDMGESETSMPCMTSERVALCAGCGRKIADRYYLLAVDKQWHMRCLKCCECKLNLESELTCFSKDGSIFCKEDYYRRFSVQRCARCHLGISASEMVMRARDLVYHLNCFTCTTCSKMLTTGDHFGMKDSLVYCRLHFETLIQGEYQTHFNHADVVPHKGLGPANTLGLSYFNGVGTVQKGRPRKRKSPGPGAELAAYNAALSCNENDGESMDRDSQYSSSQKTKRMRTSFKHHQLRTMKSYFAINHNPDAKDLKQLAQKTGLTKRVLQVWFQNARAKFRRNLLRQESTGVDKASDGSTLQGGTPSGPASEISNASMSPSSTPTTLTDLTNPTMPTVTSVLTSVPGGMDVHECRSPSQTTLTSLF; encoded by the exons ATGGACATCTTGGCTTGCAGATCCGAAGAGAACAGTTATAATATCCTCCCCTCTGCGGCAACGATGCTATTCCATGGCCTCCCTGGAGGCGACGTGCACGGTGTGGTGGAAGAAATGGACCGGAGAGGAAAGAGCGAGTCAGCAGCCATCAGCTCAGCCATCGATATGGGGGAATCAGAGACG TCCATGCCGTGCATGACCAGCGAGCGCGTGGCTCTGTGCGCGGGCTGCGGCAGGAAGATCGCGGACCGCTACTACCTGCTGGCCGTGGACAAGCAGTGGCACATGCGCTGCCTCAAGTGCTGCGAGTGCAAACTCAACCTGGAGTCTGAGCTCACCTGCTTCAGCAAGGACGGGAGCATCTTCTGCAAGGAGGACTACTACAG AAGATTTTCGGTGCAGAGATGCGCTAGGTGCCACTTGGGAATCTCAGCCTCGGAGATGGTGATGCGGGCCCGGGACCTGGTCTACCACCTCAACTGCTTCACGTGCACCACCTGCAGCAAGATGCTCACCACCGGGGACCACTTTGGCATGAAGGACAGTCTGGTGTACTGTCGGTTGCACTTTGAGACTCTCATCCAGGGAGAATATCAGACACATTTTAACCACGCGGACGTAGTCCCGCACAAAGGCCTGGGCCCGGCCAACACGCTCGGACTATCCTACTTCAACGGCGTGGGGACAGTGCAGAAAGGCCGGCCCAGGAAGAGGAAAAGCCCCGGGCCCGGAGCCGAGCTGGCGGCTTATAACGCAG CGCTGAGCTGTAATGAGAACGACGGCGAGTCCATGGACCGGGACTCCCAGTACAGCTCCAGTCAGAAGACCAAGCGCATGCGGACATCCTTCAAGCACCACCAGCTTAGGACCATGAAGTCCTACTTCGCCATCAACCACAACCCGGACGCCAAGGACCTCAAGCAGCTCGCTCAGAAGACCGGCCTCACCAAGCGGGTCTTACAG GTCTGGTTTCAAAATGCTCGGGCCAAGTTCCGGAGGAACCTGCTGCGGCAGGAGAGCACTGGGGTGGACAAGGCGTCCGACGGCTCCACGCTGCAAGGCGGGACACCGTCGGGCCCGGCCTCCGAGATCTCCAACGCCTCCATGAGCCCCTCCAGCACCCCCACCACCCTCACAGACTTGACCAACCCCACCATGCCCACTGTGACCTCCGTGCTTACCTCGGTGCCGGGTGGCATGGACGTCCACGAGTGTCGGAGCCCGTCGCAGACCACGCTGACTAGCCTCTTCTGA